A single Xenopus laevis strain J_2021 chromosome 3S, Xenopus_laevis_v10.1, whole genome shotgun sequence DNA region contains:
- the lingo1.S gene encoding leucine-rich repeat and immunoglobulin-like domain-containing nogo receptor-interacting protein 1: MILQLPSCLCPILLIVVGSILSGSASGCPQRCDCSPQDRSVLCHRKRYLDVPEGIPTDTRLLDLSKNRIKTLNQDEFSAFPYLEELELNENIVSIIEPGAFNGLFNLRSLGLRSNRLKLIPLGVFTGLSNLTQLDISENKIVILLDDMFQDLYNLKSLEVGDNDLVYISHRAFRGLNSLEELTLEKCNLTSVPTEALSHLHGIITLKLRYLNINVIRDYSFKRLYRLKSLEIAHWPYLDTMTSNSLYGLNLTSLSITHSNLSSIPYVSIRHLVYLRFLNLSFNPITAVEGSMLYELLRLQEFHLEGGQLSVVEPYAFRGLNHLKVLNVSSNNLNTLEESSFHSVGNLETLILDKNPLACDCRLLWIFRRRWRLNFSRQQPSCSSPEYVQGKEFKDFPDVLQPNYFTCRRARIQDHTAQVVYVDEGHTVHFFCRADGDPPPTILWQSPRKTFITSKSNGRLTVFPDGTLEVRYAQVQDNGTYHCIASNAGGNDTSLAHLHVRSYSPNWPLKPNKTFAFMSNQPNESDVNSTRTSVPFPFDIKTLIIATTMGFISFLGVVLFCLVLLFLWSRGKGNTKHNIEIEYVPRKSDAGLSSADAPRKFNMKMI; the protein is encoded by the coding sequence ATGATTCTCCAACTGCCGTCCTGTCTGTGTCCCATCCTTCTGATTGTTGTTGGCTCCATTTTGTCTGGCTCGGCATCAGGTTGTCCCCAGCGCTGTGATTGCTCTCCTCAGGACCGATCTGTGCTTTGCCACCGCAAACGTTATCTTGATGTCCCTGAGGGCATTCCCACAGACACACGATTGTTGGACCTCAGCAAGAACCGTATCAAAACTCTCAACCAGGATGAGTTCTCTGCCTTCCCATATCTAGAGGAGCTGGAGCTCAATGAGAACATTGTGAGCATAATTGAACCAGGAGCATTCAATGGTCTATTTAATCTGCGGTCACTGGGACTGAGAAGTAATCGTCTCAAGCTAATCCCTCTAGGTGTTTTCACAGGGCTTAGTAACCTAACCCAATTGGACATCAGCGAGAATAAAATTGTTATACTGTTAGATGATATGTTCCAGGACCTTTACAACCTCAAGTCTCTTGAAGTTGGTGATAATGATCTGGTTTATATCTCCCACCGTGCCTTTCGCGGTCTTAATAGCTTGGAAGAGTTGACATTAGAGAAGTGCAATCTCACCTCGGTGCCCACAGAGGCACTTTCCCACCTTCATGGCATCATCACCCTGAAACTTCGATATCTCAACATCAATGTTATCAGAGATTACTCTTTCAAAAGACTGTACCGGTTAAAAAGCCTGGAGATAGCACACTGGCCATATCTGGACACCATGACATCCAATAGCCTTTATGGACTGAACTTAACTTCTCTTTCAATTACACACAGCAATCTTAGTTCTATACCTTATGTCTCTATTCGTCATCTTGTTTATCTCCGTTTCCTTAACCTCTCCTTCAACCCTATTACAGCTGTGGAGGGTTCCATGTTGTATGAGTTGCTAAGATTACAGGAGTTTCACCTTGAAGGTGGTCAACTGTCTGTAGTGGAACCGTATGCTTTCCGTGGTCTCAACCACCTGAAGGTGCTCAATGTCTCGTCTAACAATCTCAATACACTAGAAGAATCCTCTTTTCATTCTGTGGGTAACCTGGAAACACTCATACTGGACAAAAATCCCTTGGCATGTGACTGCCGTCTTTTGTGGATCTTTCGACGACGCTGGAGACTTAACTTTAGCCGACAGCAGCCCTCCTGTTCCAGCCCAGAGTATGTACAAGGGAAGGAGTTCAAGGATTTCCCTGATGTCCTTCAGCCCAACTATTTCACATGCCGGCGTGCTCGCATTCAGGACCACACTGCACAAGTAGTATATGTGGATGAGGGTCACACTGTACATTTTTTCTGCCGAGCAGATGGAGACCCTCCACCAACCATTTTGTGGCAGTCTCCACGCAAGACATTTATCACCAGCAAAAGTAATGGGCGTCTGACTGTGTTTCCAGATGGCACATTGGAGGTGCGCTATGCTCAGGTACAAGATAATGGGACTTATCACTGTATAGCAAGCAATGCAGGAGGCAATGACACCTCCTTGGCCCATCTTCATGTGCGAAGCTACTCTCCTAACTGGCCTCTCAAACCCAACAAAACCTTTGCTTTTATGTCCAATCAACCAAATGAGAGTGATGTGAACAGCACCAGAACAAGTGTCCCCTTCCCATTTGATATAAAGACTTTAATTATTGCCACAACTATGGGTTTCATCTCTTTCCTGGGTGTAGTCCTCTTTTGCTTGGTCTTGCTTTTCTTATGGAGCAGGGGTAAGGGCAACACCAAACACAACATTGAGATAGAGTATGTACCGCGAAAGTCTGATGCTGGACTCTCCTCAGCAGATGCCCCTCGTAAATTCAACATGAAGATGATCTGA